One Pan paniscus chromosome 16, NHGRI_mPanPan1-v2.0_pri, whole genome shotgun sequence DNA segment encodes these proteins:
- the EPB42 gene encoding protein 4.2 isoform X3: MGQALGIKSCDFQAARNNEEHHTKALSSRRLFVRRGQPFTIILHFRAPVRAFLPALKKVALTAQTEDAVFLKNEAQRMEYLLNQNGLIYLGTADCIQAESWDFGQFEGDVIDLSLRLLSEDKQVEKWSQPVHVARVLGALLHFLKEQRVLPTPQTQATQEGALLNKRRGSVPILRQWLTGRGRPVYDGQAWVLAAVACTVLRCLGIPARVVTTFASAQGTGGRLLIDEYYNEEGLQNGEGQRGRIWIFQTSTECWMTRPALPQGYDGWQILHPSAPNGGGVLESCDLVPVRAVKEGTLGLTPAVSDLFAAINASCVVWKCCEDGTLELTDSNTKYVGNNISTKGVGSDRCEDITQNYKYPEGSLQEKEVLERVEKEKMEREKDNGIRPPSLETASPLYLLLKAPSSLPLRGDAQISVTLVNHSEQEKAVQLAIGVQAVHYNGVLAAKLWRKKLHLTLSANLEKIITIGVFFSDFERNPPENTFLRLTAMATHSESNLSCFAQEDIAICRPHLAIKMPEKAEQYQPLTASVSLQNSLDAPMEDCVISILGRGLIHRERSYRFRSVWPENTMCAKFQFTPTHVGLQRLTVEVDCNMFQNLTNYKSVTVVAPELSA, from the exons ATGGGACAGG CCCTGGGTATCAAGAGCTGTGACTTTCAGGCAGCAAGAAACAATGAGGAGCACCACACCAAGGCCCTCAGCTCCCGGCGCCTCTTTGTGAGGAGGGGGCAGCCCTTCACCATCATCCTGCACTTCCGCGCTCCAGTCCGTGCATTTCTGCCTGCCCTGAAGAAGGTGGCCCTCACTGCACAAACTG AGGATGCTGTGTTCCTGAAGAATGAGGCTCAGCGCATGGAGTACTTGTTGAACCAGAATGGTCTCATCTACCTGGGTACAGCTGACTGCATCCAGGCAGAGTCCTGGGACTTTGGCCAG TTCGAGGGGGATGTCATTGACCTCAGCCTGCGCTTGCTGAGCGAGGACAAGCAGGTAGAGAAGTGGAGCCAGCCGGTGCACGTGGCCCGTGTGTTGGGTGCCTTG CTGCATTTTCTCAAGGAGCAGAGGGTCCTGCCCACCCCGCAGACCCAGGCCACCCAGGAAGGGGCCTTGCTGAACAAGCGCCGGGGCAGCGTGCCCATCCTGCGGCAGTGGCTCACCGGCCGAGGCCGACCTGTGTATGATGGCCAGGCCTGGGTGTTGGCTGCTGTTGCTTGCACAG TGCTGCGATGTCTGGGAATCCCTGCCCGCGTGGTGACCACGTTTGCCTCAGCACAGGGCACCGGTGGGCGTCTGCTCATAGATGAATACTATAATGAGGAGGGACTTCAGAACGGAGAAGGCCAGAGAGGCAGAATCTG GATCTTCCAGACTTCCACAGAGTGCTGGATGACGCGGCCTGCCTTGCCCCAGGGTTATGATGGATGGCAGATTCTGCACCCAAGTGCTCCTAATGGAGGTGGAG TCCTGGAGTCCTGTGATCTGGTGCCAGTCAGAGCAGTCAAGGAGGGGACGCTGGGGCTGACCCCAGCAGTGTCAGACCTTTTTGCTGCCATAAATGCCTCATGTGTGGTCTGGAAGTGCTGTGAGGATGGGACACTGGAGTTGACTGACTCCAACACAAAGTATGTTGGCAACAACATCAGCACCAAGGGTGTGGGCAGTGACCGCTGCGAGGACATCACTCAGAACTACAAGTATCCTGAAG GGTCTCTTCAGGAAAAAGAGGTGCTGGAGAGAGtcgagaaagagaaaatggaacgTGAGAAAGACAACGGCATCCGTCCTCCCAGTCTCGAGACTGCCAGTCCTCTGTACCTGCTCTTGAAAGCACCCAGCTCCCTACCCCTGAGAGGGGATGCCCAGATCTCAGTGACGCTGGTTAATCACAGTGAGCAGGAGAAGGCAGTGCAGCTGGCAATTGGGGTCCAGGCTGTACACTACAACGGTGTCCTTGCTGCCAAGCTCTGGAGGAAGAAGCTGCACCTCACGCTCAGTGCCAACCTGG AAAAGATAATAACCATCGGCGTGTTCTTCTCCGATTTTGAGCGAAACCCACCCGAGAACACCTTCCTTAGACTCACCGCCATGGCAACACACTCTGAATCCAACCTTAGCTGCTTTGCTCAGGAAGACATTGCCATTTGTAGACCACACCTTGCCATCAAG ATGCCAGAGAAAGCAGAGCAGTATCAACCCCTCACAGCCTCAGTCAGCCTCCAGAACTCCCTAGATGCCCCCATGGAGGACTGTGTGATCTCCATCCTGGGAAGGGGGCTCATTCACAGAGAGAGGAGCTACAG atTCCGT
- the EPB42 gene encoding protein 4.2 isoform X2, with protein MGQALGIKSCDFQAARNNEEHHTKALSSRRLFVRRGQPFTIILHFRAPVRAFLPALKKVALTAQTGEQPSKINRTQATFPISSLGDRKWWSAVVEERDAQSWTISVTTPADAVIGHYSLLLQVSGRKQHLLGQFTLLFNPWSREDAVFLKNEAQRMEYLLNQNGLIYLGTADCIQAESWDFGQFEGDVIDLSLRLLSEDKQVEKWSQPVHVARVLGALLHFLKEQRVLPTPQTQATQEGALLNKRRGSVPILRQWLTGRGRPVYDGQAWVLAAVACTVLRCLGIPARVVTTFASAQGTGGRLLIDEYYNEEGLQNGEGQRGRIWIFQTSTECWMTRPALPQGYDGWQILHPSAPNGGGVLESCDLVPVRAVKEGTLGLTPAVSDLFAAINASCVVWKCCEDGTLELTDSNTKYVGNNISTKGVGSDRCEDITQNYKYPEGSLQEKEVLERVEKEKMEREKDNGIRPPSLETASPLYLLLKAPSSLPLRGDAQISVTLVNHSEQEKAVQLAIGVQAVHYNGVLAAKLWRKKLHLTLSANLEKIITIGVFFSDFERNPPENTFLRLTAMATHSESNLSCFAQEDIAICRPHLAIKMPEKAEQYQPLTASVSLQNSLDAPMEDCVISILGRGLIHRERSYRFRSVWPENTMCAKFQFTPTHVGLQRLTVEVDCNMFQNLTNYKSVTVVAPELSA; from the exons ATGGGACAGG CCCTGGGTATCAAGAGCTGTGACTTTCAGGCAGCAAGAAACAATGAGGAGCACCACACCAAGGCCCTCAGCTCCCGGCGCCTCTTTGTGAGGAGGGGGCAGCCCTTCACCATCATCCTGCACTTCCGCGCTCCAGTCCGTGCATTTCTGCCTGCCCTGAAGAAGGTGGCCCTCACTGCACAAACTG GAGAGCAGCCCTCCAAGATCAACAGGACCCAAGCCACATTCCCAATTTCCAGTCTGGGGGACCGAAagtggtggagtgcagtggtggaggAGAGAGATGCCCAGTCCTGGACCATCTCTGTGACCACACCTGCGGACGCTGTCATTGGCCACTACTCGCTTCTGCTGCAGGTCTCAGGCAGGAAGCAACACCTCTTGGGTCAGTTCACACTGCTTTTTAACCCCTGGAGTAGAG AGGATGCTGTGTTCCTGAAGAATGAGGCTCAGCGCATGGAGTACTTGTTGAACCAGAATGGTCTCATCTACCTGGGTACAGCTGACTGCATCCAGGCAGAGTCCTGGGACTTTGGCCAG TTCGAGGGGGATGTCATTGACCTCAGCCTGCGCTTGCTGAGCGAGGACAAGCAGGTAGAGAAGTGGAGCCAGCCGGTGCACGTGGCCCGTGTGTTGGGTGCCTTG CTGCATTTTCTCAAGGAGCAGAGGGTCCTGCCCACCCCGCAGACCCAGGCCACCCAGGAAGGGGCCTTGCTGAACAAGCGCCGGGGCAGCGTGCCCATCCTGCGGCAGTGGCTCACCGGCCGAGGCCGACCTGTGTATGATGGCCAGGCCTGGGTGTTGGCTGCTGTTGCTTGCACAG TGCTGCGATGTCTGGGAATCCCTGCCCGCGTGGTGACCACGTTTGCCTCAGCACAGGGCACCGGTGGGCGTCTGCTCATAGATGAATACTATAATGAGGAGGGACTTCAGAACGGAGAAGGCCAGAGAGGCAGAATCTG GATCTTCCAGACTTCCACAGAGTGCTGGATGACGCGGCCTGCCTTGCCCCAGGGTTATGATGGATGGCAGATTCTGCACCCAAGTGCTCCTAATGGAGGTGGAG TCCTGGAGTCCTGTGATCTGGTGCCAGTCAGAGCAGTCAAGGAGGGGACGCTGGGGCTGACCCCAGCAGTGTCAGACCTTTTTGCTGCCATAAATGCCTCATGTGTGGTCTGGAAGTGCTGTGAGGATGGGACACTGGAGTTGACTGACTCCAACACAAAGTATGTTGGCAACAACATCAGCACCAAGGGTGTGGGCAGTGACCGCTGCGAGGACATCACTCAGAACTACAAGTATCCTGAAG GGTCTCTTCAGGAAAAAGAGGTGCTGGAGAGAGtcgagaaagagaaaatggaacgTGAGAAAGACAACGGCATCCGTCCTCCCAGTCTCGAGACTGCCAGTCCTCTGTACCTGCTCTTGAAAGCACCCAGCTCCCTACCCCTGAGAGGGGATGCCCAGATCTCAGTGACGCTGGTTAATCACAGTGAGCAGGAGAAGGCAGTGCAGCTGGCAATTGGGGTCCAGGCTGTACACTACAACGGTGTCCTTGCTGCCAAGCTCTGGAGGAAGAAGCTGCACCTCACGCTCAGTGCCAACCTGG AAAAGATAATAACCATCGGCGTGTTCTTCTCCGATTTTGAGCGAAACCCACCCGAGAACACCTTCCTTAGACTCACCGCCATGGCAACACACTCTGAATCCAACCTTAGCTGCTTTGCTCAGGAAGACATTGCCATTTGTAGACCACACCTTGCCATCAAG ATGCCAGAGAAAGCAGAGCAGTATCAACCCCTCACAGCCTCAGTCAGCCTCCAGAACTCCCTAGATGCCCCCATGGAGGACTGTGTGATCTCCATCCTGGGAAGGGGGCTCATTCACAGAGAGAGGAGCTACAG atTCCGT
- the EPB42 gene encoding protein 4.2 isoform X1, translated as MGQGEPSQRSTGFAGLYAAPAASPVFVKGSGMDALGIKSCDFQAARNNEEHHTKALSSRRLFVRRGQPFTIILHFRAPVRAFLPALKKVALTAQTGEQPSKINRTQATFPISSLGDRKWWSAVVEERDAQSWTISVTTPADAVIGHYSLLLQVSGRKQHLLGQFTLLFNPWSREDAVFLKNEAQRMEYLLNQNGLIYLGTADCIQAESWDFGQFEGDVIDLSLRLLSEDKQVEKWSQPVHVARVLGALLHFLKEQRVLPTPQTQATQEGALLNKRRGSVPILRQWLTGRGRPVYDGQAWVLAAVACTVLRCLGIPARVVTTFASAQGTGGRLLIDEYYNEEGLQNGEGQRGRIWIFQTSTECWMTRPALPQGYDGWQILHPSAPNGGGVLESCDLVPVRAVKEGTLGLTPAVSDLFAAINASCVVWKCCEDGTLELTDSNTKYVGNNISTKGVGSDRCEDITQNYKYPEGSLQEKEVLERVEKEKMEREKDNGIRPPSLETASPLYLLLKAPSSLPLRGDAQISVTLVNHSEQEKAVQLAIGVQAVHYNGVLAAKLWRKKLHLTLSANLEKIITIGVFFSDFERNPPENTFLRLTAMATHSESNLSCFAQEDIAICRPHLAIKMPEKAEQYQPLTASVSLQNSLDAPMEDCVISILGRGLIHRERSYRFRSVWPENTMCAKFQFTPTHVGLQRLTVEVDCNMFQNLTNYKSVTVVAPELSA; from the exons ATGGGACAGGGTGAGCCAAGCCAGCGCTCGACAGGGTTTGCTGGACTGTATGCAGCCCCCGCAGCATCACCTGTTTTCGTTAAAGGAAGTGGGATGGATG CCCTGGGTATCAAGAGCTGTGACTTTCAGGCAGCAAGAAACAATGAGGAGCACCACACCAAGGCCCTCAGCTCCCGGCGCCTCTTTGTGAGGAGGGGGCAGCCCTTCACCATCATCCTGCACTTCCGCGCTCCAGTCCGTGCATTTCTGCCTGCCCTGAAGAAGGTGGCCCTCACTGCACAAACTG GAGAGCAGCCCTCCAAGATCAACAGGACCCAAGCCACATTCCCAATTTCCAGTCTGGGGGACCGAAagtggtggagtgcagtggtggaggAGAGAGATGCCCAGTCCTGGACCATCTCTGTGACCACACCTGCGGACGCTGTCATTGGCCACTACTCGCTTCTGCTGCAGGTCTCAGGCAGGAAGCAACACCTCTTGGGTCAGTTCACACTGCTTTTTAACCCCTGGAGTAGAG AGGATGCTGTGTTCCTGAAGAATGAGGCTCAGCGCATGGAGTACTTGTTGAACCAGAATGGTCTCATCTACCTGGGTACAGCTGACTGCATCCAGGCAGAGTCCTGGGACTTTGGCCAG TTCGAGGGGGATGTCATTGACCTCAGCCTGCGCTTGCTGAGCGAGGACAAGCAGGTAGAGAAGTGGAGCCAGCCGGTGCACGTGGCCCGTGTGTTGGGTGCCTTG CTGCATTTTCTCAAGGAGCAGAGGGTCCTGCCCACCCCGCAGACCCAGGCCACCCAGGAAGGGGCCTTGCTGAACAAGCGCCGGGGCAGCGTGCCCATCCTGCGGCAGTGGCTCACCGGCCGAGGCCGACCTGTGTATGATGGCCAGGCCTGGGTGTTGGCTGCTGTTGCTTGCACAG TGCTGCGATGTCTGGGAATCCCTGCCCGCGTGGTGACCACGTTTGCCTCAGCACAGGGCACCGGTGGGCGTCTGCTCATAGATGAATACTATAATGAGGAGGGACTTCAGAACGGAGAAGGCCAGAGAGGCAGAATCTG GATCTTCCAGACTTCCACAGAGTGCTGGATGACGCGGCCTGCCTTGCCCCAGGGTTATGATGGATGGCAGATTCTGCACCCAAGTGCTCCTAATGGAGGTGGAG TCCTGGAGTCCTGTGATCTGGTGCCAGTCAGAGCAGTCAAGGAGGGGACGCTGGGGCTGACCCCAGCAGTGTCAGACCTTTTTGCTGCCATAAATGCCTCATGTGTGGTCTGGAAGTGCTGTGAGGATGGGACACTGGAGTTGACTGACTCCAACACAAAGTATGTTGGCAACAACATCAGCACCAAGGGTGTGGGCAGTGACCGCTGCGAGGACATCACTCAGAACTACAAGTATCCTGAAG GGTCTCTTCAGGAAAAAGAGGTGCTGGAGAGAGtcgagaaagagaaaatggaacgTGAGAAAGACAACGGCATCCGTCCTCCCAGTCTCGAGACTGCCAGTCCTCTGTACCTGCTCTTGAAAGCACCCAGCTCCCTACCCCTGAGAGGGGATGCCCAGATCTCAGTGACGCTGGTTAATCACAGTGAGCAGGAGAAGGCAGTGCAGCTGGCAATTGGGGTCCAGGCTGTACACTACAACGGTGTCCTTGCTGCCAAGCTCTGGAGGAAGAAGCTGCACCTCACGCTCAGTGCCAACCTGG AAAAGATAATAACCATCGGCGTGTTCTTCTCCGATTTTGAGCGAAACCCACCCGAGAACACCTTCCTTAGACTCACCGCCATGGCAACACACTCTGAATCCAACCTTAGCTGCTTTGCTCAGGAAGACATTGCCATTTGTAGACCACACCTTGCCATCAAG ATGCCAGAGAAAGCAGAGCAGTATCAACCCCTCACAGCCTCAGTCAGCCTCCAGAACTCCCTAGATGCCCCCATGGAGGACTGTGTGATCTCCATCCTGGGAAGGGGGCTCATTCACAGAGAGAGGAGCTACAG atTCCGT